GGCCCGAAGCCGCGGGCCAGCGCCTCGCGGTCGTCGTCCTCCAGCACCTCGGCCACGCTCACGACGCGCTCGGGCTGGGCGGTGGCCCCGGCATCCAGCAGTGCCCGGAGGACGCTGGGTGGCCCGACCAGCACCGTCGGCTGGTAGGCGGTGAGATCGGCGGCCAGTTCGCCGAGGGGACGCAGCAGGTCGAGGAAGTGGAAGTCCAGCCGCCGCCCGCCCACGCTGCGGTACAGGTGACCCTCGGCCCGCAGCAGGAAGGCGACCCGGTGCCGGGCGAGCAGCCCGCGCGGCCAGCTCGGCAGGAGGTGGCGCAGCACCACCCCCGCCCAGTGCACCCGCTCGGCCCGGCTCACGATGAAGGCTCCCTGGTGCCCGCTCGTGCCGGTGGAGAGGCCGACCGTCACTTCCCCGCGCCTGCCGGGCAGCGTCGGCGTGAAGTCGCGGCTGTCCTCGGCGTGGCGGGCCACGCGCAGCACGTCCTCCAGCCGCACCCCCGCCGTGTTCAGCGTGTCGAAGTGGGCCATCATGTCGGCCTTGGTCGTGACGGGGAGGTGCCGCCACTCGTTCAGGGAAAGCCCCGCCTGACGGAACCGTTCCGCCGTGCAGGGGCTGTGGGCGACGACCCAGCGCAGGTGCCGGGCCGCCAGCCGCTCCGCATGGGCTTGCAGCGCCGCGCGGTCACGAAACATCAGCCGCCCCTCCCCCAGCGCGTGCCGCAGGACGGTGAGGCTATCCATGCTGGGGCTCCGGCGCGTCGTGGCTCACGATGACCCGCGCCCGCGGGTGGTTCCGCAACCACTCGCCCAACCTCCTGCGGCTCAGGCGTTCCTGCGCGGGGTCGAAGAAGACGAGGCGCGTCAGGGGGTGGACCTCCCGCCCCCCCCGCAGCCCCCGGACGCTGTAGGCCACGTCGCCCGCGAGCAGGGTGAGGCCGGTGCCGTCTCCCTCCAGCGGGGCGCCCACCCCCGTGCGAACGACCAGCGCCACCATGCCGGGGGCGTGGCCGGGCACCGGGAGGGCATATGCGCTGCCGTCCCCGAACACGTCGGCGGCCCGCTCGAAGGGGGCGAGGCCGGGGGGCGCCGGTCGAAACTCCAGCGCCTGAATTCTGGCTCCGAAGTCGGGCGGAAGGAGGTCCGGCAGGAAGGCCCGCCGCACGGCCCGGACTCCTTGCAGGCTCCTCAACGGCGCATAGGCGCCCGGGTCGAGGTGGAAGCGGGCCTGGGGCAGGTCGCGCAGCGCCCCGACGTGATCGGCGTGCAGGTGCGACACGATCACGTTCCGGATGTCCCCCGGCGTGAGGCCATACCGGGCAAGGTGGGCGGGCACCGTCTCCTCGGCGAGCAGCCTCACCGGCGTGACCAGGCCGTACAGCACGCCGGGCCAGCGCCGCATCGCCCGCAGCACCCGGGGGCCGTAGCCGGTGTCGAACAGCACGGGGCCATGCACGGGATGCCGCAGCAGGGCGAACCCCGCCGGGTAGGCCCGGACACGCCAGGAGGCCCCCCGCTCGGTCAACGCCGCGATGTTCAGGCACTCGCCTGCGATGAGCGGCACGACCTGGACCGCCACGCCCGCCCCCGTCACGGCAGCGCCCGCAGCACTTCGTCCAGACCCTCGACGGGGTGAACGACAGGGGCATAGCCCAGCCGCTCGCGGGCCCGGGTCAGGTCGAGCGTCATGGCCCGGGTGAGCAGCCGCACCCCGCTCGCGGTGAGCACCGGCTCGAGCTTCGCCGGATGCAGCCGCGCTATGCCTTCGAGCAGGGCGGCGGCCCCCTCCACCATCGGCGCGGGGACATAGGGGTGGGGGCACGGCACCCCCAGCCGGTCGGCCAAGCGGTCCAGCAGCGCCCAGATCGGGACCGTCTCCCCGTCTGTCACGTTGAAGACCCCCGGCGCGGGCCGCTCCAGGGCGAGCTTCGCCGCGTGGGCGGCATTGCGGACGTGGGTGAGTTCGGTGTGGACTTCGGTGCGGGTGAGGCGGGGCAGGCGCCCCGAGCGCAGCGCCCGGGTGAGGCGGGGCAGGATGGCGGTGTCGCCCGGACCGTAGATGCCGCGCGGGCGCAGGACCGTGGCCTCCGGGTGGGCGAGGCGCACGGCCTCCTCTGCGAGGAACTTGCTGCGGGCGTACAGGCTGTCGAAGCGGGGGCCGACCGGGGTGCTCTCGGGCACCTGTACATGCTGTCCGGTGGCGTTGTACACGCTGGGCGTGCCGACGAACACGAGCCGCACCCCCCTCTCGGCGCAGGCACGGGCCAGCCGGGCGCTGACGGTGATGTTGTCGGCCACGAAGTCCTCCCAGCGGCCCCACAGGCTGGAGCGGGCGGCGGCGTGCAGCACCCCGTCCACCCCGTCCAGCTCCTTCTCCCACGGCCCGGGCGAGCGCAGGTCGAGGGGGAGAAAGCGCACCCCCGCCTCCTCCAGGGCCGCGCCGCTCGCGGGGTCGCGCCCCACGCCCGTGACCTCGTGCCCGGCCTGCGCCAGCTCCCGCGCGACCACTCCCCCGAGAAAGCCGGTCGCCCCGGTGACAAGCACGCGCATGGGGACAGGATAGGCAGAGGTGCGCGTGCCGGACAAACGCGGGCGCTGGGACGAAGGGACCATAGGACGAGGATGCCCGGGTGGGGATGATCCGGGGATGACGAGCCCCCCGTGGGCCTGCTCACCGCTCCGGTGCCGGGGCGGGGGCTTCCCCCTCCGCCTCGAAGGCGAGGTACAGCCGGGCCAGCAGCGCCGGGTCGTGCAGGCTCCCACCCAGGGCCTCCTCGGCGCGGCGCAGGCGGTAGCGCAGCGTGTTGACGTGGATGTTCAGCCGCCGGGCGAGGTCGGGCAAGGGTCCTGAGAAGCCCAGGTAGGCCCGCAGGGTCGCCTCCACCCGGCCCCCGTCGCCCAACCCGGTGAGGCGGGCGCGGACCTGATCGCGCAGGGTCGAGAGCCCGCCCCCGGCGAGCAGCGCGTACAGCGGATCCATCGCGTGGTAGGTCGTGAAGGCCCGCTTCTGCCGGGTTGCGGCGAGGGCGTGGCGGGCCTCCCGCTCGGCGGCGCGGGCGTGGCGGGTGCCGGGATGGGTGCCGCTGACCCCCAGCCGCACGTCCTGGGCGGTGCTGGCGGTCAGGGCCGCGTGCAGATCGCGCGCCTCGCGCTCCAGGTCGGCGGGGTGCCACAGCCACACTGCCCGCTCCCCGCGCACGGTCGAGTGGGCCGCGAGGCCGCGCTCCAGAAAGTAGCCCTCCCCCACCGCGGCGAGCACGTCGAGCGCGTGGGCGTGGGCCTGGCGGGCAAGCGCCCCGGGTGCGGGCGGGTGGACGAAAGCGGCGAGCGCGAGCGCGATGGGCTCGGAGCCCTCCAGCCCCTCCGCCGTGCCCGAGAGCAGCGCGTCGAGCGTCCGCTCCCCCACCCGCCGCCGCGCCGCCCCCGCCGCCGCCGACTGGAGCCGGGCGAGCAGGGCGTATTCCGCCGCGACGGGCGCGAGGGCCGCCCAAGCCTCCGGCACCGCCAGCGTCAGCGTGCCCACATGCCGCTCCCCGCTCGCGTCCCCGTACGAGAGCCGCAGGGTGACGGGAGGTCCCGCCGCCCGCCCCGCCGAGGCAACCACGTCCCCCCAGCTCGCGCGAATCTCCGCGGAGCCGCCTGTCAGCCGGGCGAGCAGCGCCGCCAGCTCGCGCTCGGGCTGGGCGCCCGCCACTGCCCCCCGCAGGGCGGCCAGCAGCGCGGCGACGCCCGGCAGCGCCAGGAGGGCGGCGTCGGGAAGCTCCGGGGTGGGGGAGGCAGGCATTTGTCCAAAAGTACAGGAGACGGCCCCCAGATTCACCTCCCGAACCATTGGCCCGGTGAACGGGCCGTCCTATGCTGAAAAACCGATCATCCAAACCCATCTCCCCTCCGCGCGGAGGTTCCATGAACGGAGTTCACCCTTGAAATTCGCCCGCTTTACCGCCGGGGGCCGCCTCCTGAACGGCCACATGCAGGACGGCCAGCTCATCGACCCGGCTGGCGTCGCCCATGATCCCCGGGCGGTCCAGTTCCGCCTCCCCGTCGATCCGCCGAAGGTCATCGCGCTCGCGCTGAACTACCACGATCACGCGGGGGAACTGGGCCTGACGCAGCCCAAGGAACCCGCCCTCTTCTGGAAGCCCAACACGACGCTGCTGCCGCACCGGGGCACCGTGATTTACCCGCGCGGCGCCCAGTTCATGCACTACGAGGTCGAACTCGGCGTGATCATCGGGCGCGACGTGCGGCGGGTAAAGGCGAGGGACGCGATGGAGTATGTCGGCGGCTACACCATCGGCAACGATCTCGTGGTGCGCGACTACGTGACGAACACCTTCCGCCCGCCCCTGCGCGGCAAGGGCTGGGACACCTTCGGGCCGCTGGGACCGTATTACGTCACCGCCGACGAGATCAGAGACCCCCACGACCTGCGCCTCACCGCCCACGTGAACGGCGAGCTGCGGCAGGAGGGCTCGACGCGCGACATGATCTTCTCCATCCCCGAGCTGATTGAGCACATCTCGCGCTTCATGACGCTGCAAAAGGACGACGTGATTCTGACGGGCACCCCGAAGGGCATCAGCCACGTTCACCCCGGCGACGTGATGAGGCTGGAGGTGGAAGGCCTCGGAATCCTCGAAAACGACATCCAGGAGGAGGACGAGGAGGCCGAGCCCATCACCGGCCAGGAGTCGCGGGAGGGGGAGTGGGACGGACGGTGAGGGGGGAACGGGCGCTAGAGGTGAACCTCACCCGCCGGGATCATGCTGTGGGTATGACCCGCAACCTTGCCCTGACGCTCGGCCTGGCCCTCTCCACCCTGTCCGCCGCCGCACCCGGAAGTTTCACGCAGTCCACGTTCGTGCTCGACGGCAATCGCTGGCAGCCTGCCGCCGTTCTGTGTGACGCCCCTGACCGGGTGATCACCCTGTCCAACAGCGGGGCGGCCAGCATCGCCGTGTATCGCCGCTTCTTCAAGGCGAACCCCGCCCGCGTCACCCGGACGATGTACAGCGTGGGCGCCCCCGACGGCGCGGCGGGCAGCATCTACCGCCCCCTGTACCCCTTGCAAGACGGTGTGGATACGAACACCTACACCTACTACATCCGCACCAGCAACGTGCAGGGCACCGCGAGCGGCGAGACGATGGACCGGGTCAGCCTGAACACGCCGCTCGACGGGCGCGTGAGCTGCCGCTGGGCGAGCGGGGTCGTCTTCCTGGGCGTGACGGGCAGGCGCACGGTGATCGTCCGGGCCAGTAACGGACGCGTGACCTACACCAGCCGGGATTTTGACGGGCAAGGGGGGGTGACGGTGACGGGGGGACAGCACACCACCGGAGGCCAGGAGGAGTACACCTGGACCACGCCGGACGGGTACGCCTACAGGCTGGCAGTTGGCGGCGTGAGCGGCGGACCCGGCGCCACCCTGACCGTGTCGCGGAACGGAAAGACGCTGGGGCAGGAGGGCTTCCTCGCCTACTCGGTCAGCCGCCCGGCGAGGGGGCAGCCGTGAGGATGGAGGTCCTCACCCTGCCTGCCCGGGACCTGGCCGCGCAAAGAGCGTTTTACGGGGACGTGCTGGGCCTGCCCGCCGACACAGACGAGGTGGGGGCTCTGAACCTGCGGGTAGGGTCCACGCTCCTGCGCTTCGTCGTGGGAGAACTGGGCGGCCCCTCCCACTTCGCGTTCAATGTACCGGAGGACCGCTTCGCCGGGGCGCGGGCATGGCTGGAGGAACGGGTTCCCCTGTTGGCGGACCCGGCGGGGGAGACGAGCTTCCACTCGAAGTCGTGGAACGCCGACATGGTTTATTTCCGCGACGCGGAAGGAAACATCCTCGAACTCATCGCCCGGCACACCCTGCCCACCTCCCCGGGCACCGGCTTCGGCGTGGCCGATCTCCTCTGCGTGAGCGAGCTGGGCCTGGTCGTTCCCGACGTGCCCCGGGCCGTGCGCGACCTGCAACAGCGTCTCGGGCTCCCCGTCTACCGCGAGGGGTCGCCCACCTTCACTCCGCTGGGCGATGAGGAAGGGCTGCTGATCGTGGTGCAGGCCGGTCGCGGCTGGTTCCCGGTGGGGGATCCGGCCTGGCCCCTCCCCTTTCACCTTCAGGGCCGCAACGGGGACCACGCTTTCGACCTCAAGGAGCACCCATGACCCAGACGACACACCCCAACCACGACCTCGCCCGGCAACTGCGGGACAGCAAGCTGACCGGCGGCCTGCGCCACTTCATCGGCGGCGAGTGGGTGGACTCCCTGGGCGGCGAGACCTTCCAGACCCACACGCCCACCGACAACTCGGTGCTGGCGACTGTGGCGAGCGGGAACGCGGCGGACATCGACCGCGCGGCACGGGCCGCCCACGACGCCTTCCAGACGTGGCGCGAGGTGAGCGGGGCCGAGCGCCGCAGGATCTTGCACCGCATCGCCGACCTGATCGAGGCGCGGGCGCAGGAGATCGCCGTGCTGGAGAGCGTGGACACCGGGCAGGCCATCCGCTTCATGAAGTCGGCGGCGGCGCGCGGGGCGGAGAACTTCCGCTTCTACGCCGACCGGGCGCCGGGCGCGGCGGACGGCGAGAGCCTGCCTGCGCCCGGCTTCCTGAACTACACGATTCGGCAGCCCATCGGCCCGGTCGGGGTCATCACGCCCTGGAACACGCCCTTCATGCTCTCCACCTGGAAGATCGCCCCGGCCCTCGCGGCGGGCTGCACGGTCGTCCACAAGCCCGCCGAGTGGAGCCCGGTCACGGCGACGCTCCTCGCCGAGATCATGGACGAGGCGGGGCTGCCGAAGGGCGTGCACAACCTCGTCCACGGCTTCGGGGAGAGCGCGGGGAAGGCGCTGACGGAACACCCCTTGATCCAGGCCATCGCCTTCGTCGGCGAGACGGTCACGGGCAGCCACATCATGCGGCAGGGGGCGGAAACGCTAAAGCGGGTGCATTTCGAGCTGGGCGGCAAGAACCCGGTCGTGGTGTTCGATGACGCGGACCTCGACAAGGCCCTCGACGCCGTGGTCTTTATGATCTACAGCCTGAACGGCGAACGCTGCACCTCCTCCAGCCGCGTGCTGATTCAGGAGGGCATCTACGACGAGTTCACCGCCCGGATCGCCGAGCGGGCGCGAAACATTCGCGTCGGTGACCCCCTCGACCCCACCACCGAGGTCGGCCCGCTGGTCCATCCCCGCCACTTCGAGAAGGTCCTGGGGTACTTCGACCGGGCGCGCGAGGAAGGCGCCACCATCGCGGCGGGCGGCGAGCGCGTAGGCAGCGCGGGCAACTACGTCTCCCCCACCCTCTTCACCGGGGCCCGTAACGACATGCGGATCAGCCAGGAGGAGATCTTCGGCCCCGTCCTGACCGCCATCCCCTTCACCGACGAGGCGGAGGCGCTGAGCCTCGCCAACGACGTGAAGTACGGGCTGGCCGGATACCTGTGGACGAACGACCTCACCCGCGCTCACCGCTTCGCACACGGTCTGGAGGCCGGGATGATCTGGGTGAACTCGGAAAACGTCCGTCACCTGCCCACCCCCTTCGGCGGCGTCAAGAGCAGCGGCATCGGGCGGGACGGCGGCGACTACTCCTTCGACTTCTACATGGAGACGAAGAACATTGCCATCTCGCTCGGGACGCACAAGACGGCGAAGCTGGGCGTGGGGCAGGCGCCTGTGATCGGGAAGGAGGTGGCGGAGGGGTGAGTGATACTCAGGCCGTTTGGGAGCGTATCGAGGCGTGGTACGCGGCGCACGGAGCCTCCCACCTCCTCCATCCCGGAGCTTCCGAGGAAGCTATGGCCGAGGCTGAACAACAGCTTGCCATGACGTTTCCACGGGAGTTGCGCGAATCATTGCGCAGACACGACGGCTCCACGGCGGGAGGCTGGCGTGGCGGTGATCTCCTCTCCCTCGAAGGCATCCAGAGCGAGCGCCAGATCTGGATGGACCTGCTTCAGGGTGGGGACTTTGACGACAACCAGGACCACAACGAGCATTCGGGCCAGGTTCAACCGGGGTGGTGGAACGCTGGTTGGATTCCTCTTCATGCCGACGGTGGGGGAAACGGGTACGTCATCGACACCACCCCGGGCCAGGCAGGACAGGTCGGACAGGTCCTCTTCATGGACCACGAGGTTGGGCCGAGTGAAGTGATGTTCAGCAGTCTGGGAAGCTACCTCGAAGATGTCCTGGGCGAGCTTTCCTCCGGGGAGTGGGTCTACTCCGGGGAGTACGACAGCCTGATCTCACGCGACGAACTGGAGGAGGCATGAACCCCGTCCGCATCCTCCTCACCGGGGCCGCCGGGCAAGTCGGCTCCGCCCTCCGCGAGGGCCTGCGCGGCCACTTCCCCACCCTGCGCCTGACGGACAACCGCGACCTGGGCGAGGCGCAGCCGGGCGAGGAAATCGTCTACGCCGACCTCACCAAGTTCGACGAGGTCCGCGCCGCGGTGGAGGGCGTGGACGCCGTCATCCACCTCGGCGGTATCGCGGACGAGCACACCTATGAGCGTATCCGCGACGTGAACATGGACGGCACCTATCACGTGCTGGAGGCCGCGCGGCAGGCGGGGGTGCGGCGGGTCGCCTTCGCCTCCTCCATCCACGCGGTCGGCTTCTACCCCCGCTCGGAGAAGATCGGCCCGAACGTGCCGGTGCGTCCCGACACCTACTACGGCGTCAGCAAGGTCTTCGGGGAGGCGCTGGGCCGGATGTATTTCGAGCGGTACGGGATCGAATTCGTTGGCGTCCGCATCTGCTCCTTCCAGCCCCGGCCGAAGGACGCCCGCCACCTCAGCACCTGGCTCAGCCCCAGGGACGCCGCGCAACTGTTCGGGCGGGCCGTGACCGCGCCAGACGTGGGCTTCCTGATCGTCGCGGGCATCAGTGGCAACACCAGGCGCTGGATGACGCCGGAGGGCTGGGACCGGCTGGGTTACGTGCCGCAGGACGATGCGGAAACCTATGCGGCTGATGTGGAGCACATCCACGGCGACCCCTCGGATATCACCGAGCAGCGGCAGGGCGGGATTTTTGTCGATTCGACCTACACCGGCCTCGCCGGGAAGGAGCAATGACATGGCAGCCATCACCGGACAGCAGTTCCTCGACCGCCTGCGAAAGAATCCGCCCACCCTCTACCTCGACGGGGCGCGGGTGGAGGACCCCACCACCCATCCCGCGACGCGCAACATGGCGCACTCGCTGGCGGGGCTGTACGACCTCCAGAATCGCCCCGACCTGCGCGAGAAGCTCACCTTCGAGGAGGACGGCCAGCGGTATCCCATGAGCCTGCTCGTGCCGCGCACGAAGGAGGACCTGGCCCGCATCGGCGAGGCTCACCGCATCCGCGCCGACTACTCACTGGGCTTCCTGGGCCGCGCCCCCGACTACATGAACGCCAATGTGATGGCGGCGGGGGCGGGGGCCGACTACTTCAACCGTTGTGAGGCGAGCAGGCCGGGTGATCCCCAGCGTGACTTCGCCGCCAACATGCGCCGCTACTTCGAGTTCGTGCGCGACCACGACCTCTGCCTGACGCACGCGCTGACGAATCCGCAGGTCAACCGGGCGAAGATGGCCTCCGAGTTGCCCGACCCCTACATCGCGCTCGGGGTGGTGGAGGAGCGCGAGGAGGGCATCATCGTGCGCGGCGCCCGCATGATGGCGACGCTGCCCATCGCGGACGAGATCCTGATCTTCCCCTCCACGGTGCTCAAGGAGAACGCGGACAAGAGCCGTTACGCGATGGGCTTCGCGGTGCCCACGAACACGCCCGGCCTGAGCTTCCAGTGCCGCGAGCCCTTCGACGTGGGCCGCGACCCCGAGGACCACCCCCTGGGCAGCCGCTTCGACGAGCAGGACGCCTTCGTGATCTTCGACGATGTGCTGGTGCCCTGGGAGCGCGTCTTCCTGCTCTACGACGTGGAGCTGGCGAACAAGGCCTACGCTGCTACCGACGCGGTGCTGCACATGGCCTACCAGGTCGTGAACCTCAAGATCGCTAAGACGGAAGCCTTCCTGGGCACCGCGCAGAGCATCGTGAATGCCATCGGCTCGGGGCAGTTCCAGCACGTGCAGAGCAAGGTCGCCGAGATCATCATCATGCTGGAGATCATGCGGGCACTGGAGGTCGCGGCGCGGGACGGGGCGACCGTCAACGAGTACGGCGTGATGACCCCGGCTCGGGGACCACTCGACGCTGCGCGCAACTACTACCCCGCCGAGTACGCCCGGCTGCCCGAACTGCTGCAACTCCTGGGCGCCTCGGGCATCATCATGATGCCGGGCAAGGCCGACCGTGAGGGGCCGCTGGGGCCGCAGATCAGCAAGTACCTGCAAGCCGGGAACGCCAGCGCGGAGGAGCGCCTGAAGCTCTTCCGCCTCGCCTGGGACATGTCCATGAGCAGTTTTGGCGGGCGCCAGAGCCTATACGAAAAGTTCTTCTTCGGCGACCCGGTGCGGATGCACTCGGCGCTGTACGAGGTCTACAACAAGGGGCCCGCCGTGGAGCGCATCCAGACCTTCCTGAAGCGCACCGAGAAACCGGAGGGGGTGGCGGCGGATGACTGAGGTTCGTCCAGATGTGATCCGCATCGCCCACTCGGTCTTCACCGTCACCGATCTGGAGGCCTCGCGCGACTTCTACGTGAATCTTCTCGGCCTGAACGTGCTGCACGAGGAGGGGAACGCCCTCTACCTGCGCGGGGTGGAGGACCGTGAGTGGACGCTGAAGCTGGAGCAGGCTCCGCAGGCAGGAGTCCGGCACCTCGGCTACCGGGTGCGGGGGGACGCGGACCTCGACGCCCTCGTCGCCCTGGCGGAGCGCGAGGGTCTCCCCTACCGCTGGGAGGAGGAACTCGACCGCCCGCGGATGCTGCGGATGCAGGACCCCTTCGGCGTGCCCGTCGCCTTTTTCCGGGAGAGCCAGACCCACCGATGGCTGCTCCAGGACTACCACCTCCACCGGGGGCCGGGCCTGCAACGGGTGGACCACGTGAACGTGCTGACCCCCGACGTGGAGGGCATGATGAACTGGTACGGCGA
This window of the Deinococcus apachensis DSM 19763 genome carries:
- a CDS encoding F390 synthetase-related protein; protein product: MDSLTVLRHALGEGRLMFRDRAALQAHAERLAARHLRWVVAHSPCTAERFRQAGLSLNEWRHLPVTTKADMMAHFDTLNTAGVRLEDVLRVARHAEDSRDFTPTLPGRRGEVTVGLSTGTSGHQGAFIVSRAERVHWAGVVLRHLLPSWPRGLLARHRVAFLLRAEGHLYRSVGGRRLDFHFLDLLRPLGELAADLTAYQPTVLVGPPSVLRALLDAGATAQPERVVSVAEVLEDDDREALARGFGPVVQVYQATEGLLGLPCPHGELHLNEAHVHFDLEPLGNGHLRPVVTDLRRRVQPIIRHRLDDLLVLGEGCPCGLASRRVLRVAGRQDDALDLPGGTGRVTLWPDFLRGALTRVPGLREYRVEQVGPGELHLRLDPLSVEIQAGAGREVRLALERGGVDPEAVRLTCLPLAPPPAGVKRRRVTRLWKSAS
- a CDS encoding MBL fold metallo-hydrolase yields the protein MTGAGVAVQVVPLIAGECLNIAALTERGASWRVRAYPAGFALLRHPVHGPVLFDTGYGPRVLRAMRRWPGVLYGLVTPVRLLAEETVPAHLARYGLTPGDIRNVIVSHLHADHVGALRDLPQARFHLDPGAYAPLRSLQGVRAVRRAFLPDLLPPDFGARIQALEFRPAPPGLAPFERAADVFGDGSAYALPVPGHAPGMVALVVRTGVGAPLEGDGTGLTLLAGDVAYSVRGLRGGREVHPLTRLVFFDPAQERLSRRRLGEWLRNHPRARVIVSHDAPEPQHG
- a CDS encoding NAD-dependent epimerase/dehydratase family protein produces the protein MRVLVTGATGFLGGVVARELAQAGHEVTGVGRDPASGAALEEAGVRFLPLDLRSPGPWEKELDGVDGVLHAAARSSLWGRWEDFVADNITVSARLARACAERGVRLVFVGTPSVYNATGQHVQVPESTPVGPRFDSLYARSKFLAEEAVRLAHPEATVLRPRGIYGPGDTAILPRLTRALRSGRLPRLTRTEVHTELTHVRNAAHAAKLALERPAPGVFNVTDGETVPIWALLDRLADRLGVPCPHPYVPAPMVEGAAALLEGIARLHPAKLEPVLTASGVRLLTRAMTLDLTRARERLGYAPVVHPVEGLDEVLRALP
- a CDS encoding PucR family transcriptional regulator, which codes for MPASPTPELPDAALLALPGVAALLAALRGAVAGAQPERELAALLARLTGGSAEIRASWGDVVASAGRAAGPPVTLRLSYGDASGERHVGTLTLAVPEAWAALAPVAAEYALLARLQSAAAGAARRRVGERTLDALLSGTAEGLEGSEPIALALAAFVHPPAPGALARQAHAHALDVLAAVGEGYFLERGLAAHSTVRGERAVWLWHPADLEREARDLHAALTASTAQDVRLGVSGTHPGTRHARAAEREARHALAATRQKRAFTTYHAMDPLYALLAGGGLSTLRDQVRARLTGLGDGGRVEATLRAYLGFSGPLPDLARRLNIHVNTLRYRLRRAEEALGGSLHDPALLARLYLAFEAEGEAPAPAPER
- a CDS encoding fumarylacetoacetate hydrolase family protein, whose amino-acid sequence is MKFARFTAGGRLLNGHMQDGQLIDPAGVAHDPRAVQFRLPVDPPKVIALALNYHDHAGELGLTQPKEPALFWKPNTTLLPHRGTVIYPRGAQFMHYEVELGVIIGRDVRRVKARDAMEYVGGYTIGNDLVVRDYVTNTFRPPLRGKGWDTFGPLGPYYVTADEIRDPHDLRLTAHVNGELRQEGSTRDMIFSIPELIEHISRFMTLQKDDVILTGTPKGISHVHPGDVMRLEVEGLGILENDIQEEDEEAEPITGQESREGEWDGR
- a CDS encoding VOC family protein, which gives rise to MEVLTLPARDLAAQRAFYGDVLGLPADTDEVGALNLRVGSTLLRFVVGELGGPSHFAFNVPEDRFAGARAWLEERVPLLADPAGETSFHSKSWNADMVYFRDAEGNILELIARHTLPTSPGTGFGVADLLCVSELGLVVPDVPRAVRDLQQRLGLPVYREGSPTFTPLGDEEGLLIVVQAGRGWFPVGDPAWPLPFHLQGRNGDHAFDLKEHP
- the hpaE gene encoding 5-carboxymethyl-2-hydroxymuconate semialdehyde dehydrogenase produces the protein MTQTTHPNHDLARQLRDSKLTGGLRHFIGGEWVDSLGGETFQTHTPTDNSVLATVASGNAADIDRAARAAHDAFQTWREVSGAERRRILHRIADLIEARAQEIAVLESVDTGQAIRFMKSAAARGAENFRFYADRAPGAADGESLPAPGFLNYTIRQPIGPVGVITPWNTPFMLSTWKIAPALAAGCTVVHKPAEWSPVTATLLAEIMDEAGLPKGVHNLVHGFGESAGKALTEHPLIQAIAFVGETVTGSHIMRQGAETLKRVHFELGGKNPVVVFDDADLDKALDAVVFMIYSLNGERCTSSSRVLIQEGIYDEFTARIAERARNIRVGDPLDPTTEVGPLVHPRHFEKVLGYFDRAREEGATIAAGGERVGSAGNYVSPTLFTGARNDMRISQEEIFGPVLTAIPFTDEAEALSLANDVKYGLAGYLWTNDLTRAHRFAHGLEAGMIWVNSENVRHLPTPFGGVKSSGIGRDGGDYSFDFYMETKNIAISLGTHKTAKLGVGQAPVIGKEVAEG
- a CDS encoding SMI1/KNR4 family protein, which encodes MSDTQAVWERIEAWYAAHGASHLLHPGASEEAMAEAEQQLAMTFPRELRESLRRHDGSTAGGWRGGDLLSLEGIQSERQIWMDLLQGGDFDDNQDHNEHSGQVQPGWWNAGWIPLHADGGGNGYVIDTTPGQAGQVGQVLFMDHEVGPSEVMFSSLGSYLEDVLGELSSGEWVYSGEYDSLISRDELEEA
- a CDS encoding NAD-dependent epimerase/dehydratase family protein, which gives rise to MNPVRILLTGAAGQVGSALREGLRGHFPTLRLTDNRDLGEAQPGEEIVYADLTKFDEVRAAVEGVDAVIHLGGIADEHTYERIRDVNMDGTYHVLEAARQAGVRRVAFASSIHAVGFYPRSEKIGPNVPVRPDTYYGVSKVFGEALGRMYFERYGIEFVGVRICSFQPRPKDARHLSTWLSPRDAAQLFGRAVTAPDVGFLIVAGISGNTRRWMTPEGWDRLGYVPQDDAETYAADVEHIHGDPSDITEQRQGGIFVDSTYTGLAGKEQ
- the hpaB gene encoding 4-hydroxyphenylacetate 3-monooxygenase, oxygenase component is translated as MAAITGQQFLDRLRKNPPTLYLDGARVEDPTTHPATRNMAHSLAGLYDLQNRPDLREKLTFEEDGQRYPMSLLVPRTKEDLARIGEAHRIRADYSLGFLGRAPDYMNANVMAAGAGADYFNRCEASRPGDPQRDFAANMRRYFEFVRDHDLCLTHALTNPQVNRAKMASELPDPYIALGVVEEREEGIIVRGARMMATLPIADEILIFPSTVLKENADKSRYAMGFAVPTNTPGLSFQCREPFDVGRDPEDHPLGSRFDEQDAFVIFDDVLVPWERVFLLYDVELANKAYAATDAVLHMAYQVVNLKIAKTEAFLGTAQSIVNAIGSGQFQHVQSKVAEIIIMLEIMRALEVAARDGATVNEYGVMTPARGPLDAARNYYPAEYARLPELLQLLGASGIIMMPGKADREGPLGPQISKYLQAGNASAEERLKLFRLAWDMSMSSFGGRQSLYEKFFFGDPVRMHSALYEVYNKGPAVERIQTFLKRTEKPEGVAADD